One window of the Microtus ochrogaster isolate Prairie Vole_2 chromosome 10, MicOch1.0, whole genome shotgun sequence genome contains the following:
- the Gnl2 gene encoding nucleolar GTP-binding protein 2 gives MVKPKYKGRSTVNRSSASTNPDRVQGAGGQNMRDRATIRRLNMYRQKERRNNRGKVIKPLQYQSTVASGTVARVEPNIKWFGNTRVIKQASLQKFQEEMDKVMKDPYKVVMKQSKLPMSLLRDRIQPHNAKVHILDTESFESTFGPKSQRKRPNLFASDMQSLLENAEMSTESYDQGKDRDLVTEDTGVRNEAQEEIYKKGQSKRIWGELYKVIDSSDVVVQVLDARDPMGTRSPHIEAYLKKEKPWKHLIFVLNKCDLVPTWATKRWVAVLSQDYPTLAFHASLTNPFGKGAFIQLLRQFGKLHTDKKQISVGFIGYPNVGKSSVINTLRSKKVCNVAPIAGETKVWQYITLMRRIFLIDCPGVVYPSEDSETDIVLKGVVQVEKIKAPQDHIGAVLERAKPEYISKTYRIDSWENAEDFLEKLAFRTGKLLKGGEPDLQTVGKMVLNDWQRGRIPFFVKPPNAEPPTAPQGVLGSFVTSLLFFRISKGLSEKVFAKYEEEKKTSAEVRDAAPTKKGRKRNAEMEEEPSNKSQRMLTCKERRRAARQQQSKKVGVRYYETHNVKNRNRNKKKVNDSEGQKHKHKKFRQKQ, from the exons ATGGTGAAGCCCAAGTACAAAGGACGGAGCACCGTCAATCGGTCGTCAGCCAGCACCAACCCGG ATCGAGTACAGGGAGCTGGAGGCCAAAACATGAGGGACCGGGCCACAATTCGGCGCCTGAATATGTACAGGCAAAAGGAGCGCAG GAACAATCGTGGTAAAGTGATTAAGCCACTGCAGTATCAGTCAACTGTGGCTTCTGGCACAGTGGCACGAGTGGAGCCAAATATTAAATGGTTTG GAAACACTCGTGTGATCAAGCAGGCATCATTACAAAAATTTCAAGAAGAAATGGATAAAGTTATGAAGGATCCATACAAAGTTGTCATGAAACAAAGCAAGTTACCGATGTCTCTTCTGCGTGATCGAATCCAGCCTCAT AATGCAAAGGTTCACATTCTTGATACTGAAAGTTTTGAAAGTACATTTggtccaaagtcacagagaaagcgGCCAAACTTGTTTGCAAGTGATATGCAGTCCCTTCTAGAAAATGCTGAAATGTCCACTGAGAGCTATGACCAGGGCAAGGACCGTGATTTGGTAACGGAGGACACTGGTGTAAG AAATGAAGCTCAAGAAGAGATATATAAAAAGGGGCAGTCGAAAAGAATCTGGGGAGAGCTCTACAAG GTGATCGACTCATCAGATGTTGTAGTTCAAGTACTTGACGCTAGAGATCCCATGGGTACTCGTTCCCCTCACATCGAAGCTtacttgaaaaaggaaaaaccctGGAAACACCTCATTTTTGTACTCAATAAGTGTGATCTTGTTCCAACTTGGGCGACA aAACGATGGGTCGCTGTGCTTTCCCAGGACTACCCAACACTTGCTTTCCATGCGAGTCTCACCAACCCCTTTGGAAAAGGAGCATTCATTCAGCTTCTGCGGCAGTTTGGGAAG CTGCACACAGACAAGAAACAAATCAGTGTTGGGTTCATTGGCTATCCAAATGTAGGCAAGAGCTCTGTGATAAACACATTACGATCCAAGAAGGTCTGCAATGTGGCCCCCATTGCAGGAGAAACAAAG GTCTGGCAGTATATTACCTTGATGCGTCGTATATTCCTGATTGACTGCCCTGGCGTGGTTTACCCCTCTGAGGACTCAGAGACTGACATAGTGCTCAAAGGAGTG GTTCAAGTTGAAAAAATTAAGGCTCCTCAGGACCACATTGGTGCTGTCCTTGAACGAGCAAAGCCAGAATATATCAGTAAAACATACAGGATTGACTCCTGGGAGAATGCTGAGGACTTCCTTGAGAAACTAGCTTTCCGTACTGGGAAGTTACTGAAG GGTGGAGAGCCTGACTTGCAGACTGTGGGTAAGATGGTTCTCAATGACTGGCAGAGAGGTCGGATCCCTTTCTTTGTCAAGCCACCCAATGCAGAGCCACCGACAGCTCCCCAG GGGGTGCTGGGCAGCTTTGTGacctcacttttatttttcagaatatcCAAGGGCTTAAGTGAAAAGGTTTTTGCAAAatatgaagaagagaagaaaacgtCTGCAGAAGTCAGGGATGCAG CACCCACCAAAAAGGGAAGGAAGCGGAAtgcagagatggaagaagaaCCTTCAAATAAATCTCAGAGGATGCTGACCTGTAAGGAA CGGAGGAGAGCAGCACGTCAGCAACAATCCAAAAAAGTTGGTGTGCGCTACTATGAAACACACAATgtgaaaaatagaaacaggaacaaaaagaagGTGAATGACTCAGagggacagaaacacaaacacaagaaatTCAGACAGAAGCAATAA